In the genome of Pseudomonas protegens, one region contains:
- a CDS encoding YkgJ family cysteine cluster protein — protein MITIPVVPVPEPAISCSTCAACCCQLEVMLITDTGVPERFIDTDDWGGEVMRRLDDGWCAALDRDSMRCSIYELRPLICREFELGEADCLSERRGIATAYR, from the coding sequence ATGATCACCATTCCCGTTGTCCCCGTCCCCGAACCCGCCATCAGTTGCTCGACCTGCGCCGCCTGCTGCTGCCAGCTGGAAGTGATGCTGATCACCGACACCGGGGTGCCCGAACGCTTTATCGACACCGATGACTGGGGCGGGGAAGTCATGCGCCGCCTGGACGACGGCTGGTGCGCGGCCCTGGACCGCGACAGCATGCGCTGCAGCATCTATGAGCTGCGGCCACTGATCTGTCGCGAATTCGAGCTGGGGGAAGCCGATTGCTTGAGCGAACGCCGGGGAATCGCCACGGCGTATCGCTGA
- a CDS encoding DUF2878 domain-containing protein — protein sequence MRKQLANALLFQLGWFICVLSGDSAWLLLGVAILLAHFRWIGSWAAEGRMIFGVALTGITLDSFLHWLGVFQFQQVSLLIPLWLIVLWALLGTTLRHCLAWTARPWWLTCLVGALCGPLSYYAGGRLAGVTFAYGLWPTLLGLGLLWSLLLPLLHVLARPTAEESQAAIPD from the coding sequence ATGCGTAAGCAACTGGCCAACGCCCTGCTGTTCCAGCTGGGCTGGTTCATCTGTGTGCTGTCCGGCGACAGCGCCTGGCTGCTGCTGGGGGTGGCGATCCTGCTGGCGCATTTTCGCTGGATCGGCAGTTGGGCAGCGGAAGGCCGGATGATTTTCGGGGTCGCCCTGACCGGCATTACCCTGGACAGCTTCCTGCACTGGCTGGGGGTGTTCCAGTTCCAGCAAGTGAGCCTGTTGATTCCCCTGTGGCTGATCGTGCTCTGGGCCTTGCTGGGCACCACGCTGCGCCACTGCCTGGCGTGGACCGCCCGGCCCTGGTGGCTGACCTGCCTGGTCGGCGCGCTGTGCGGGCCGCTGTCCTATTACGCCGGGGGCCGCCTGGCCGGGGTGACCTTTGCCTATGGCCTGTGGCCGACCCTGCTGGGGCTGGGGCTGCTCTGGAGCTTGCTACTGCCGCTGCTGCACGTGCTCGCACGGCCCACCGCGGAAGAATCACAGGCGGCCATCCCGGACTGA